AAAAGCTGCCGAAGCTGCACGTATGGCAAAGGCTGATTTAGAAGGCGAGATTGAAAAAATCCGTCAAGAAGGACGTGTTGAGCGTGAGCAAATGATGAAAGAAACACGCCAAACAGCAGCTAAATTAGAAGAAGAAGCTCGTGAAAAAGCAACTGCTGAATACAATCGTATTTTGGAAGATGCAAAGCGTGAAATTGATACGCAAAAGAAAAATGCTATGGCTGATGTTAAAAATCAAGTAGCAAAACTTTCTTTAGA
This is a stretch of genomic DNA from Bernardetia sp.. It encodes these proteins:
- the atpF gene encoding F0F1 ATP synthase subunit B, coding for MLLQLNPLITPNVGLIFWTGLIFILLVLVLGKFVWPTITKALSDRERSIEEALKAAEAARMAKADLEGEIEKIRQEGRVEREQMMKETRQTAAKLEEEAREKATAEYNRILEDAKREIDTQKKNAMADVKNQVAKLSLEIAEKLVKEQLANEATQKQLVENYLKDVQVN